Proteins encoded together in one Felis catus isolate Fca126 chromosome B3, F.catus_Fca126_mat1.0, whole genome shotgun sequence window:
- the LOC101098543 gene encoding olfactory receptor 4K3, translated as MAWNNQSVVTEFILQGLSGSWELQIFYFLFFFIVYAATVLGNLLIVLTIMSEPRLHSPMYFLLGNLSFIDMSLASFATPKMIADFLSEHKAISFEGCITQIFFLHLLGGAEIVLLISMSFDRYVAICKPLSYLTIMSRRMCVGLVSLSWIVGIFHAMSQLAFTVNLPFCGPNEVDSFFCDLPLVIKLACVDTYILGVFMISTSGMIALVCFILLVISYTIILVTVRQHSSGGSSKALSTCSAHFTVVTLFFGPCIFIYVWPFTNFPIDKVLSVFYTIFTPLLNPVIYTLRNKDVKDCMRKLSSHIFKSRKTDHTP; from the coding sequence ATGGCCTGGAATAATCAGTCAGTCGTAACTGAATTCATACTACAGGGTCTCTCCGGTTCTTGGGAACTCCAGATcttctatttcctgtttttcttcataGTCTATGCAGCCACTGTACTGGGGAACCTCCTTATTGTGCTCACCATCATGTCAGAGCCACGCCTTCACTCCCCCATGTACTTTTTGCTGGGCAATCTCTCCTTCATTGACATGTCTCTGGCCTCATTTGCCACCCCCAAAATGATTGCAGATTTCCTCAGTGAGCACAAAGCCATCTCTTTTGAAGGCTGCATCACTCAGAtatttttcctgcatctgttAGGGGGTGCTGAGATTGTACTGCTGATATCCATGTCTTTTGATAGGTACGTGGCTATATGTAAACCTCTAAGTTATTTAACCATTATGAGCCGAAGAATGTGTGTTGGGCTCGTATCACTTTCCTGGATTGTTGGCATCTTCCATGCTATGAGTCAGTTAGCATTTACTGTGAATCTGCCCTTCTGTGGACCCAATGAAGTGGACAGCTTCTTCTGCGACCTCCCCTTGGTAATTAAACTCGCCTGTGTAGACACATACATTCTGGGAGTATTCATGATCTCAACCAGTGGCATGATTGCCCTGgtgtgtttcattcttttggtgATCTCCTATACTATCATCCTGGTCACTGTGCGGCAACATTCCTCTGGTGGGTCCTCCAAAGCCCTCTCCACTTGCAGTGCCCACTTCACTGTTGTGACCCTTTTCTTTGGCCCATGCATTTTCATCTATGTATGGCCTTTCACAAATTTCCCAATAGACAAAGTGCTCTCAGTATTTTATACCATTTTCACTCCCCTCTTGAATCCAGTGATCTATACCCTTAGAAATAAAGACGTCAAGGATTGCATGAGAAAACTTAGCAGCCATATCTTTAAGTCTAGGAAGACTGATCATACCCCTTGA
- the LOC101086151 gene encoding olfactory receptor 4K2, with product MDVANKSVSEFVLLGLSNSWELQLFFFIVFSLFYVATMVGNSLIVITVMADSHLHSPMYFLLTNLSIIDMSLASFATPKMIADYLTGHKTISFDGCITQIFFLHLFTGTEIILLMAMSLDRYIAICKPLHYTSVIRPWVCAALVVASWVVGVMHSMSQVIFALTLPFCGPNEVDSFFCDLPVVFQLACVDTYVLGLFMISTSGIIALSCFILLFNSYVIVFVTIKHHSSKGSSKALSTCTAHFIVVFMFFGPCIFIYMWPLSSFLTDKILSVFYTIFTPILNPVIYTLRNQEVKTAMKKLKNRLLNPNKTTPWHYF from the coding sequence ATGGATGTGGCCAATAAGTCTGtttctgaatttgttttgctTGGACTCTCTAATTCCTGGGAACTACAGCTGTTTTTCTTCAtagtgttttcattgttttatgtgGCAACAATGGTTGGTAACAGTCTCATAGTCATCACGGTTATGGCTGACTCTCACCTACACTCTCCTATGTATTTTCTACTTACCAACCTTTCCATCATTGATATGTCCCTTGCTTCCTTTGCCACCCCTAAGATGATTGCAGACTACCTCACTGGACACAAAACCATCTCCTTTGATGGTTGTATCACCCAGATATTTTTCCTACACCTTTTTACTGGTACTGAGATAATTTTACTTATGGCCATGTCCCTTGATAGGTATATTGCAATATGCAAGCCTCTCCACTACACTTCAGTCATAAGACCCTGGGTGTGCGCTGCCCTTGTGGTGGCTTCCTGGGTTGTGGGAGTCATGCATTCAATGAGCCAGGTCATATTTGCTCTCACATTACCATTCTGTGGTCCCAATGAAGTAGACAGCTTTTTCTGTGACCTTCCTGTGGTGTTCCAGCTAGCTTGTGTAGATACTTATGTTCTGGGCCTGTTTATGATCTCAACAAGTGGCATAATTGCATTGTcctgctttattcttttattcaattCTTATGTTATTGTCTTTGTTACTATCAAGCATCATTCTTCAAAAGGATCATCTAAGGCCCTTTCTACCTGCACAGCTCATTTCATTGTTGTATTCATGTTCTTTGGGCCATGCATCTTCATCTATATGTGGCCACTAAGCAGTTTTCTTACAGACAAGATCCTGTCTGTGTTTTATACCATCTTTACTCCCATTCTGAACCCAGTAATTTATACTTTAAGGAATCAAGAAGTGAAGACAgccatgaagaaactgaaaaataggCTTCTAAATCCTAACAAGACAACTCCttggcattatttttaa